A single region of the Silene latifolia isolate original U9 population chromosome 8, ASM4854445v1, whole genome shotgun sequence genome encodes:
- the LOC141596936 gene encoding protein disulfide isomerase-like 5-2: MKRRSILTGTTLSFLPVLCFSLLIFSLPPSTAAEFAVDGNVIELNDSNFDSAISTFDYLLVDFYAPWCGHCKRLSPELDAAAPVLAQLKKPIVIAKIDADKFRRVGDKYEIDGFPTLKVFMHGVPTDYYGPRKANELVRFLKKFVAPDVATLESDGDISNFVEEAGTVFPLYLGFGMNESMISQFAIKYKKRAWFAVAKGFSDSTMESYDFDKVPALVSLHPKYDERNIFYGPFDDQFLEEFVKQNLFPLCLPINSETLKLLRDEERKIVLTLVDNLQEERSKQLVKILKAAASANRDYLFAYAELQQFPDFVETFGISKSSELPKMVVWDGNEEYFTVIDSDRIGEDDQGSQVTHFLEGYKDGRTVLKKISGPSFMQFLNSMVGFKLIIVIVFAIALMMMIQFVGNNEEDRPNRPPSRPVSSEVERPGDKED; the protein is encoded by the exons ATGAAAAGACGATCAATACTAACCGGAACAACACTTAGCTTCCTTCCGGTACTCTGTTTCTCTCTCCTCATCTTCTCGCTACCACCGTCTACCGCCGCCGAGTTCGCCGTCGATGGTAACGTCATCGAGCTGAACGATTCTAATTTCGATTCCGCCATTTCTACCTTCGATTATCTCCTCGTCGATTTCTACGCTCCTTGGTGTGGTCACTGCAAACGCCTCTCTCCTGAG TTGGATGCAGCAGCCCCTGTTCTTGCTCAATTGAAGAAACCTATTGTAATCGCAAAGATTGATGCCGACAAGTTCCGGCGTGTTGGTGATAAATATGAGATCGA TGGCTTTCCAACTCTCAAGGTTTTTATGCACGGTGTCCCCACGGATTACTATGGACCCAGGAAGGCTAATGAGCTTGTCCGATTTTTGAAGAAATTTGTTGCTCCAGATGTAGCCACACTTGAGTCGGATGGTGATATTAGCAACTTTGTTGAAGAAGCCGGAACCGTTTTTCCCTTGTACCTTGGGTTTGGGATGAATGAATCCATGATATCCCAGTTTGCAATCAAATACAAGAAAAGGGCTTGGTTTGCTGTTGCGAAAGGGTTTTCAGATAGTACTATGGAGTCCTATGATTTTGATAAAGTTCCAGCCTTGGTATCACTGCATCCTAAGTATGATGAGAGAAACATATTTTATGGGCCATTTGATG ATCAATTTTTGGAAGAATTTGTCAAACAAAATTTATTCCCCTTGTGTTTGCCAATCAACTCGGAAACACTGAAGTTGTTAAGAGATGAAGAGCGGAAAATTGTCCTCACATTAGTGGACAATCTACAAGAGGAGAGGTCAAAGCAGCTGGTCAAAATATTAAAGGCAGCTGCGTCAGCAAACCGTGATTATTTATTTGCTTATGCCGAACTTCAGCAATTTCCGGATTTTGTTGAAACATTTGGGATCAGTAAGAGCTCAGAGTTGCCAAAAATGGTGGTTTGGGATGGGAATGAAGAATACTTCACT GTAATCGATTCTGATAGAATTGGTGAAGATGATCAAGGTTCCCAAGTAACACATTTCCTTGAAGGATATAAAGATGGAAGAACAGTGTTGAAGAAGATCAGTGGGCCATCATTCATGCAGTTCCTAAATTCCATGGTCGGTTTTAAATTGATCATCGTAATTGTCTTTGCAATTGCCCTTATGATGATGATTCAATTTGTCGGTAACAACGAGGAGGATCGTCCTAATAGACCACCCTCCAGGCCTGTTAGTAGTGAGGTTGAGAGGCCAGGAGACAAAGAAGACTAG